The genomic window GATGCGGAAGTATTAAAGAAATTCATCGATAAGATTGAAGAATTAAAAGCTGCAGTTGGAATCAAGAAGACGATCAAAGAGTATGGTGTAGATGAGAAATACTTCCTGGATACACTTGACTCGATGGTAGAGCAGGCATTTGACGATCAGTGTACAGGGGCTAACCCGAGATACCCGCTGATGAGCGAGCTCAAGGAAATGTATTTAAAAGCTTACTACGGTAAATAA from Anaerotignum faecicola includes these protein-coding regions:
- a CDS encoding iron-containing alcohol dehydrogenase, with translation DAEVLKKFIDKIEELKAAVGIKKTIKEYGVDEKYFLDTLDSMVEQAFDDQCTGANPRYPLMSELKEMYLKAYYGK